Part of the Streptomyces sp. NBC_01353 genome, CCATTTCGCCGCGCGCCGCTGGACCGACCAACAGCTCGACGCCGCACGGCACCACAACGATCTCGTACCGGGCCCGGTGATCCACCTCCACACCGACCATGCCGTCCAGCGCCTCGGCACCGCCGCTGTGGGACCGGGTGTCCTGCCCCAGCACCGGCTCGAACTCGCATCGGCGGACTTCACGTTCATCCTGACCCCCCCTGCAGCAGAGCTGAGACCACCGAGCGGCCCGCCGCACCGGAGACCCTGGTGCAGCGGGCCGCTTCGTGCTCCGATGACCCGCCCCTGCCTCGGCCCCATGCGAGGTCCGCGCCTGATTCTGCGGCGGTCGAGGCACGTCCAGACCGCGAAACTCCCTGTGTGGGAGGACTGTTGACACCTTCGCGCTGCGCTTCGTACTGTCGCGGGCAGAATTTCGAACGGCATTCGGTATATCGAACAGCAAGGGCCCGCTCACGTGCCTATCACTCGGATTACCCCCTGCGGGGAGCAGACATCATGGCGAAACCTGACGTACGTCCCGGCCCCCGCCGAGGCTGGGCCGGCCGTGGTCGGCAAGACTCGGATGACGAGCCTCCGGTCCGAGGGCCGGGAGCGTCGCACCCCTGGAGGTGTGCACCTGTGAGCCCTCGACAGCAGGCCGTCGTCCTTGAGGCCCCTGGGGCCTTTCGCCTCGTCGACCACACCCCCAGACCGCCGGGTCCCGGCGAGGCCCAGATACAGGTTCACGCCGTGGGGCTCTGCGGCCGTGACCATGCCGTCTACTTGGGCGATCACCCCCCCGAGAACGTTCACTTTCCGGTCACCCCAGGCCATGAGTGGTCGGGCACCGTCACCGCCGTAGGAGCGGGGACATCCGCGTCTCTGATCGGCCGCAAGGTGGTGGGTGAGGGACTGCGCAACTGTGAGACATGCGACCGCTGCCGCGAGGGCGAAACCCACCTGTGCACGGGTGGCTACGAAGAAACAGGGTTCACCCATCCCGGCGCCATGGCCACCACGGTGACACTTCCCGCCCGCCTGTTGCACACCCTCCCGCCAGACGCCGACCTCACGGCCGCCGCGCTCCTCGAGCCCGCCGCCTGCGCGGCCGCAGCGGTCCTGAAGGCGCGTCCGCTGCCGGGTTCACGAGTGGCCGTCATCGGAACCGGCGCCGTCGCCCTCCTCGCCGCCCAGCTCCTGGGCACCTCCTCCCCCAGGGAACTTCTGGTACTCGGTTCGAGCCCCGACCATGCCGGACTGTCCCACCATTTCGGGGCCACCACCTATGGGATATGGGGCCGTGATGCCGGCCCTTCCGACTTCGACGTGGTGATCGATGCCGTGAGCGCGGTCTCGACCGCACGCGCCGCCATGTCCCTGTTGCGGCCAGGAGGACGCCTGGTCCTCACCGACATCCCGGCCCGCGGCGCGGAGAATCTGGATCCCGTCCACGTCATCCACCGACAGCTGTCGATCGGAACCGTGCTCGGAGCCTCCGCCTCTGCCTGGACCTACGCCGTACGTGCCTTTTCCGCCGGGCAACTGACTCCACTGACGCTCCTCACACACGAGCTGGGCCTCGACGAATTCGCCCGCGCCATGGAACTCATCGGCAGCAGCGGTCCCGGGGTCGGGAAAGTCCTCCTGCGACCCTAGGCCTCAAGCGGAGGACGACACCTCCTGCCCGCAGGACAGGACCCAAGCCTCTGATCCCCCCGAGCGCAAGATGCCTCCACGCGCGCGGACAGAGGGTGCCGCGTCGCCACCCGGTTCACCTCGTCCCGGCCGCCGAGCAGGTTTTTGCCGACGTCTGTTTTCACCGACGACGTTCGGAACACGAAGATGACAGAACAGCGCCAGCAGGCCCGCCCGCCCGTCTCGGAACCCTTCGGTCACCTGCCCGACGGCACGAAGGTGCGTCGCTGGTGGCTGGAGAACGGCGGATTCCCTCGGCGGCACCGCCTCGGGAAGCGGTGGCCGCCGTTACCGCCCCGGGGACGGACTGTGCCTGGAGACACAACATTTTCCCGATTCCCCCAACCACCCGGAATTCCCCAGTCCGGTCCTGCGACCCGGCGAGACTCCCGGTCCTCGACCGTTCACTCCTTCACCACAGACTGCCTCGATCGAGAGTGAGTGTTAACGTTCACAAGCGTGAGGTCAAGACCTGGCCAAACCGCCGCCACACGGGGGCCAGGGTGGGGGAAAATCGACCGGCCGCAGCATGCAGGCACGCCACGAGGGGCGAATCTGCCACGGTCAACCACGCGTCCTGACCGGCCTCTGGGCCGTTTCGCCGTACAGCTACCAGGCTCGCCCCCGTCTATCAAGAACGGGTAACGGTCGCACGAGCCCTTGAGTTACGTCTCTGTTAGCGCTCACAATGTGTCGCGTTCGCCCGCTCACCCGTTGTCGGGGCAGACGCTTCATCCGCCTCGCCCGCCACAACCGTCCAGCGCGCAGCCACGCCTCCGCCGGGCCCGTCGCCTTCAGGACCTCGCCCGGTGTCACGCACGTCTCGAGAGGAAACACGACATGGCCCACAGAGCCCTCCGCGTCATCGCCGCCGCCGTTCTGGCCGGCGGGGTGCTGACCGCCTGCACCACCGAACCCGTGAACACCGGCAGCACCGGCAAGGGCTCCTCCGACGGAAAACTGGTGCTCGGGTTCGCACAGGTGGGAGCCGAGAGCGGCTGGCGTACCGCCAACACCAAGTCCGTCCGCGAGGCGGCCGAGAAGGCCGGTCTCACGCTGAAGTTCTCCGACGCGCAGCAGAAGCAGGAGAACCAGATCAAGGCGATCCGCACCTTCATCCAGCAGAAGGTGGACGTCATCGCCTTCTCCCCCGTGGTGGAGTCCGGGTGGGACACCGTCCTGAAGGAGGCCAAGAGCGCCGGCATCCCGGTGATCCTCACCGACCGCGC contains:
- a CDS encoding alcohol dehydrogenase catalytic domain-containing protein, whose product is MSPRQQAVVLEAPGAFRLVDHTPRPPGPGEAQIQVHAVGLCGRDHAVYLGDHPPENVHFPVTPGHEWSGTVTAVGAGTSASLIGRKVVGEGLRNCETCDRCREGETHLCTGGYEETGFTHPGAMATTVTLPARLLHTLPPDADLTAAALLEPAACAAAAVLKARPLPGSRVAVIGTGAVALLAAQLLGTSSPRELLVLGSSPDHAGLSHHFGATTYGIWGRDAGPSDFDVVIDAVSAVSTARAAMSLLRPGGRLVLTDIPARGAENLDPVHVIHRQLSIGTVLGASASAWTYAVRAFSAGQLTPLTLLTHELGLDEFARAMELIGSSGPGVGKVLLRP